The Arachis hypogaea cultivar Tifrunner chromosome 16, arahy.Tifrunner.gnm2.J5K5, whole genome shotgun sequence genome contains a region encoding:
- the LOC112757334 gene encoding uncharacterized mitochondrial protein AtMg00810-like, producing MTIMRIYSIYVDDIIVTGSSNQYIPEVITQLSSHFALKDMEKLHYFLGLEVAYTTDGSLLLFQTKYVNDILKKANMVGCKLYATPIPSSLRLSKTGSPPFNDPALYCAVVGSLQYLTIT from the coding sequence ATGACCATTATGAGGATTTACTCCATATACGTTGATGACATCATTGTTACTGGCAGCTCAAATCAGTATATCCCTGAGGTAATTACTCAACTCAGCTCTCATTTTGCCTTGAAAGACATGGAAAAACTGCATTATTTTCTTGGATTAGAAGTAGCATACACTACTGATGGCAGTCTTTTGTTATTTCAAACTAAGTATGTCAATGATATCTTGAAGAAAGCAAATATGGTTGGCTGCAAGCTATATGCAACCCCAATACCTTCCTCTCTGAGACTTAGCAAAACTGGCAGCCCTCCCTTCAATGATCCGGCCCTGTATTGTGCAGTTGTTGGGAGTCTTCAGTACCTCACAATCACTTGA